A stretch of the Desulfovibrio sp. Huiquan2017 genome encodes the following:
- a CDS encoding glycosyltransferase family 2 protein — protein sequence MNNERPLVSIMIPTYNQPDFLPEAVDSALAQTYPNLEIIIADDRSTDEACREVLAAYADTPRVRVCRNETNLGRVANYQKTLYERARGEWVLNLDGDDYFVDPTFIEQAVRLAQAHPEVVMISGVFVDRSPEDRLKPSKANSGPERIYSAAEAFEAMLEGGYFPFHGSTLYRRETAVRIGFYQHDIISADLESLLRLMLTGHAASLPCEAMVRRRHGGNVSSAISVPDFLDDTITFSAPLRAGSAMEAKVDKSFVRDWVARYTFRKGKDNAYKILKNNRSNAGYFAYVREIVRCTPKSGVRILLQPKNILKVLRNLLGHA from the coding sequence ATGAACAACGAACGCCCCCTCGTCAGCATCATGATTCCGACCTACAACCAACCGGACTTCCTGCCCGAGGCCGTGGATTCCGCCCTGGCGCAAACTTATCCGAACCTGGAAATCATCATCGCCGACGACCGCTCCACCGACGAAGCCTGCCGGGAGGTCCTGGCCGCTTATGCGGACACTCCCAGGGTCCGGGTGTGCCGCAACGAGACCAACCTCGGGCGCGTGGCCAATTACCAGAAGACGCTCTACGAGCGTGCACGGGGGGAATGGGTCCTCAACCTGGACGGTGACGACTATTTCGTGGACCCGACCTTCATCGAGCAGGCAGTGCGGCTGGCGCAGGCGCACCCTGAAGTGGTCATGATCTCCGGGGTATTCGTGGACCGCTCGCCCGAAGACCGGCTCAAGCCCAGCAAGGCGAACAGCGGGCCGGAGCGGATCTATTCCGCCGCCGAGGCCTTCGAGGCCATGCTGGAAGGCGGCTATTTCCCCTTCCACGGCTCAACCCTGTACAGGCGCGAGACCGCCGTGCGCATCGGGTTCTACCAGCACGACATTATCTCCGCAGACCTCGAATCCCTCCTGCGCCTGATGCTGACCGGGCACGCGGCCTCGCTCCCGTGCGAGGCCATGGTCCGCAGGCGACACGGCGGCAACGTCAGCAGCGCCATCAGCGTTCCGGACTTCCTGGACGACACGATCACCTTTTCCGCGCCGCTACGCGCCGGGAGCGCGATGGAGGCCAAGGTGGACAAGAGCTTTGTCCGGGACTGGGTCGCCCGCTATACCTTCCGCAAGGGCAAGGACAACGCCTACAAGATCCTCAAAAACAACCGGTCCAACGCGGGCTACTTCGCCTACGTCCGGGAGATTGTCCGCTGCACGCCCAAAAGCGGCGTTCGCATCCTCTTGCAACCCAAGAACATCCTCAAGGTACTGAGGAATTTGTTGGGCCACGCATAA
- a CDS encoding glycosyltransferase family 2 protein, whose translation MLAPLFSIIIPVFNGAGFLDATLRSALDQSCRDLEILVVDDCSTDGSARIVERHMQADSRIRLFRHKTSHGGPFAARNTALDHASGDYLVFLDQDDLLIPGGLEKLAATNTSGNADMVRGLRISLKNGREKVMNEFLPDPPLEDAVFAQTRELWCGQHFASWAFSRALVEDAGLRFEPFIGHDDKVFLLYALAHSKRITVGTAPLIKYRRHRGSLQGRRNLREMFHDMQAHAAIMRCLYDTGHHDILAYRFPRWDFPTIAGACAWAATWGSPEDRQRFQETAREILNRPEIEHLKLEDDESRTMRSLLLAGEEPDATRFLRHYNHRLRRYPAWRVLWNTGAAALGRRSAPR comes from the coding sequence ATGTTGGCCCCCCTGTTTTCCATCATCATTCCGGTCTTCAACGGGGCCGGGTTCCTGGATGCGACCCTAAGGTCCGCCCTGGATCAATCGTGCCGGGACCTGGAAATCCTCGTCGTGGACGACTGCTCCACGGACGGATCCGCCCGAATCGTCGAACGCCATATGCAGGCGGACTCCCGCATCCGCCTCTTCCGCCACAAAACCAGCCACGGCGGCCCGTTCGCCGCGCGCAACACGGCGCTCGACCACGCCTCGGGCGACTACCTCGTCTTTCTGGACCAGGACGACCTGCTCATCCCGGGCGGCCTGGAAAAGCTGGCCGCGACGAACACCTCGGGCAACGCCGACATGGTCCGTGGTCTGCGCATCTCCCTCAAGAACGGCCGCGAAAAGGTCATGAACGAGTTTCTTCCCGATCCGCCGCTTGAAGACGCCGTCTTCGCGCAAACGCGGGAACTCTGGTGCGGACAGCACTTCGCCTCTTGGGCGTTCAGCCGGGCGCTCGTCGAGGACGCGGGGCTGCGCTTCGAGCCGTTCATCGGCCATGACGACAAAGTCTTCCTGCTGTACGCCCTGGCCCATTCGAAACGAATTACCGTGGGCACCGCACCACTGATCAAATACCGGCGGCACCGCGGTTCCCTGCAGGGACGGCGCAACCTGAGGGAGATGTTCCACGACATGCAGGCACATGCGGCCATTATGCGCTGCCTGTACGATACCGGGCACCACGATATCCTGGCCTACCGCTTTCCCCGTTGGGACTTCCCGACCATTGCCGGGGCGTGTGCCTGGGCCGCGACCTGGGGGAGCCCCGAGGACCGGCAACGGTTCCAGGAAACCGCCAGAGAAATCCTGAACCGACCGGAAATCGAGCATCTCAAACTGGAGGACGACGAATCGCGGACCATGCGGTCCCTGCTCCTGGCGGGTGAAGAACCCGACGCCACCCGATTCCTGCGACATTACAACCACCGTCTACGGCGGTATCCGGCGTGGCGCGTGCTCTGGAACACCGGCGCGGCCGCTCTGGGACGGCGCTCCGCCCCGCGCTGA